Proteins co-encoded in one Papaver somniferum cultivar HN1 chromosome 5, ASM357369v1, whole genome shotgun sequence genomic window:
- the LOC113278468 gene encoding uncharacterized protein LOC113278468 — translation MENLLVEKMDQREPRSRRPRTLINHKPFDIFDVRSKFVSSVNISAKKIHDLLKLDENQRLSGQFDILDVSLSNTGISISSLANFSSDKINVLVPTNEPITFGVKRRLLSDGLRLMAVGNKVNKIYLAYQPEEEKLTFADAQGQMFLETFPCTKKEISESLVHLNLNNSSGCGE, via the exons ATGGAAAATTTATTAGTAGAAAAAATGGATCAAAGGGAGCCACGATCTCGGAGGCCGCGGACACTCATCAATCACAAGCCTTTTGATATTTTTGATGTTCGATCAAAGTTTGTTTCTTCCGTTAACATATCTGCCAAAAAAATTCATGACTTATTGAAGCTCGATGAGAACCAAAGACTTTCCGGTCAATTTGATATATTGGATGTTTCCTTATCCAACACAGGAATAAGCATTTCCTCTCTAGCCAATTTCTCATCTGATAag ATCAATGTTCTGGTTCCAACCAATGAACCTATAACATTTGGGGTCAAGCGTAGACTTTTAAGTGATGGTCTAAGGCTGATGGCAGTTGGCAATAAAGTTAATAAGATTTATCTTGCTTATCAACCAGAGGAGGAAAAGCTGACCTTTGC GGATGCCCAGGGCCAGATGTTCCTCGAGACTTTTCCTTGCACCAAAAAAGAAATAAGCGAGTCACTTGTGCATCTTAATTTGAATAACTCATCCGGATGTGGAGAATAA